The following proteins are encoded in a genomic region of Deltaproteobacteria bacterium:
- a CDS encoding helix-turn-helix transcriptional regulator → MKKKINKKDFVVGEDPASMTPGEMLATLRNLQELTQGGLAKLTGMTQANISNMESGRQQIGRDRALVLAKALKVHPAVIMFPNYSVEDEAA, encoded by the coding sequence ATGAAGAAAAAGATCAATAAAAAGGATTTCGTGGTAGGGGAAGATCCTGCTTCAATGACGCCGGGGGAAATGCTGGCTACACTTCGTAATTTACAGGAGCTAACTCAAGGGGGGTTGGCCAAGTTAACCGGCATGACCCAGGCCAATATTTCCAATATGGAATCAGGTCGTCAGCAGATTGGTCGAGACAGGGCGCTCGTCTTGGCGAAGGCCCTGAAAGTCCATCCCGCTGTGATTATGTTTCCGAACTACAGCGTTGAGGACGAAGCGGCCTAA
- a CDS encoding type II toxin-antitoxin system mRNA interferase toxin, RelE/StbE family, which translates to MYTVLEHKEVAKVFKRAPVEIKRSYLAWKRIVELEGPQGLRLMKGFHDEALRGEWGGFRSSRLNRQWRVIYKIDKDQLTVYVVEINPHSY; encoded by the coding sequence ATGTATACTGTTCTGGAGCATAAGGAGGTTGCCAAGGTATTTAAACGGGCCCCCGTTGAGATAAAAAGAAGCTACCTCGCCTGGAAGCGCATTGTCGAACTTGAGGGGCCACAGGGGTTAAGGTTGATGAAGGGGTTCCATGATGAAGCCCTTAGAGGAGAGTGGGGCGGGTTTCGCTCCTCTCGTCTGAACAGGCAATGGAGGGTGATTTATAAAATAGATAAGGACCAATTAACTGTTTATGTCGTGGAGATCAATCCACACAGCTACTAA
- a CDS encoding RNA methyltransferase encodes MIHFSFILVSPLYAGNVGSSARALHNMGFADLRLVSPRCDPRNLEAVKMSMGGGEILKKAKIFRTIPEAVADCHFVIGTSCEREDRNRRQISSRDLVTYLKREKPGSRIGILFGPEEIGLSNEAAAYCDRIVSIPANKKNPSLNLSQAVLLIAYELSLLHDWKIKKPAKPAVATRKSFEGMIGHLEEVLRAIQYLDPQNPFRNMVVIRDLFRRVRPTESDIFHLRAIFRKAMYLARKG; translated from the coding sequence GTGATCCATTTTTCTTTCATCCTTGTCTCTCCGTTGTATGCCGGCAATGTCGGCTCTTCCGCTCGGGCCTTGCACAATATGGGGTTTGCCGATCTTCGTTTGGTTAGCCCGCGTTGTGATCCCCGCAACTTGGAAGCGGTGAAAATGTCGATGGGGGGAGGGGAGATTCTCAAAAAGGCCAAAATTTTTAGGACCATCCCTGAGGCAGTGGCCGATTGTCATTTTGTAATTGGCACCTCCTGTGAGCGGGAAGATCGAAATCGGAGGCAGATTTCGTCTCGCGACCTTGTTACTTACTTAAAAAGGGAGAAGCCAGGTTCCAGAATAGGGATCCTCTTTGGACCGGAGGAGATCGGTCTCTCCAACGAGGCGGCCGCCTATTGCGACCGGATCGTTTCGATCCCGGCCAATAAAAAAAATCCTTCCTTGAACCTCTCTCAGGCGGTCTTGTTGATCGCCTATGAATTGTCACTGTTGCATGATTGGAAAATAAAAAAACCGGCGAAGCCGGCTGTGGCAACAAGGAAGAGTTTTGAGGGGATGATCGGTCATTTAGAAGAGGTCTTACGGGCGATCCAGTATCTGGACCCCCAGAACCCTTTTCGGAATATGGTGGTGATCCGGGATCTCTTCCGCCGGGTCCGGCCGACTGAATCCGATATCTTCCACCTCCGAGCGATTTTCCGGAAGGCGATGTACCTGGCGCGGAAGGGATAA
- a CDS encoding agmatine deiminase family protein, whose protein sequence is MPGTPPQLTYRMPAEWEPHEATWLAWPHNPETWPGKMDKIPVVWVAMVKALSPREKVPILVNDEKSEKQALGLLQKGDVPISANIIFHRIPTNDSWIRDFGPIFIKNGKDVVVTDWIFNTWGGRWEPRPLDNAVPEKIATLTGHKILSTNIVLEGGSIDVNGKGTLLTTESCLLSPTRNPNLSRGEIEQKLLEYLGIKKVIWLKSGIAGDDTSGHIDDIARFVNPTTVVCISTKDSRDPNYEILQKNLELLKEATDQDGNRLTVIPLPMPKPIPGPKGIGYQDDCLPASYANFYIANGVVLLPVFGQETDREATAILQSVFPDRKIIGIRAEDLVWGLGGIHCVTQQQPL, encoded by the coding sequence ATGCCTGGAACACCGCCACAGTTAACCTACCGAATGCCGGCCGAATGGGAGCCGCATGAGGCGACCTGGCTCGCTTGGCCGCACAATCCGGAGACCTGGCCCGGGAAGATGGACAAGATTCCGGTCGTTTGGGTGGCGATGGTAAAGGCGCTCTCTCCCCGGGAGAAGGTCCCTATTTTAGTAAATGATGAGAAATCAGAAAAACAGGCCTTGGGGCTTTTGCAAAAAGGGGATGTTCCGATCTCTGCCAATATTATTTTTCATCGAATCCCAACCAATGATTCCTGGATCCGTGATTTTGGACCTATTTTTATAAAAAATGGAAAAGATGTTGTGGTGACCGACTGGATCTTTAATACTTGGGGAGGGCGGTGGGAGCCACGGCCGCTCGATAATGCCGTACCTGAAAAAATTGCCACGCTAACGGGGCACAAAATTTTGTCGACGAACATCGTTCTGGAAGGGGGCTCAATTGATGTGAATGGGAAGGGAACCCTTTTGACGACCGAGTCCTGTCTCTTAAGCCCGACACGCAATCCGAATCTTTCACGGGGAGAGATTGAACAAAAACTTTTAGAATATCTCGGGATTAAAAAAGTCATTTGGCTTAAAAGTGGGATTGCCGGGGATGATACGTCGGGGCATATTGATGATATCGCCCGGTTTGTGAACCCGACGACCGTTGTTTGCATTTCAACCAAGGATTCCAGGGACCCCAACTACGAGATTCTTCAAAAAAATCTTGAACTCCTCAAGGAGGCGACGGATCAGGATGGGAATCGTTTAACGGTCATCCCGTTGCCGATGCCGAAACCGATCCCGGGCCCGAAGGGGATCGGGTATCAGGACGACTGCCTCCCGGCCAGCTACGCCAATTTCTATATTGCCAATGGGGTTGTGTTGCTCCCGGTCTTTGGGCAGGAGACCGATCGGGAGGCGACCGCCATTTTGCAATCGGTTTTTCCAGACCGTAAAATTATCGGGATCCGTGCCGAAGATCTTGTCTGGGGTCTCGGTGGAATTCATTGTGTGACGCAACAGCAACCTTTGTGA
- a CDS encoding carbon-nitrogen hydrolase: MANTVTLGLVQRACSGDPRRNFSQAVEDIKKLADRGAQIISLSELFLSRYFCQVENKKFFELAERIPGDSTERLSKVAAEKKVVLVASLFEQTENKVYYNTAVVFDADGFLVGKYRKTHIPDDLTNYYGERFYFSPGDLGYKSFQTRYARIGVCVCWDQWFPEAARLLALDGAEIIFYPTAIGWPVQKKGQQSLNEKERQAWITIQRSHAIANGVFVAAVNRVGEEDHLHFWGSSFVSSPLGEVIALASDRKEELLLVPCNLAEINAVRKDWPFLKARRTDTYSRLVK, translated from the coding sequence ATGGCCAACACGGTAACTCTGGGACTTGTCCAGCGGGCCTGCAGTGGGGACCCCCGGCGCAATTTTTCACAGGCGGTGGAAGATATTAAAAAATTGGCCGACCGTGGGGCCCAGATCATTTCTCTTTCAGAGCTTTTTCTCTCCCGTTATTTCTGTCAGGTAGAAAACAAAAAGTTCTTTGAGCTGGCAGAGAGGATTCCCGGGGATTCAACCGAGAGACTGTCAAAGGTGGCGGCTGAAAAGAAGGTTGTTTTGGTCGCCTCCCTATTTGAGCAGACAGAAAATAAAGTTTATTACAACACCGCCGTTGTTTTTGATGCCGATGGCTTCCTGGTTGGAAAATACCGGAAGACCCATATCCCGGATGACCTTACCAATTATTACGGGGAGCGGTTTTATTTCTCACCGGGCGACCTGGGGTATAAGAGTTTTCAGACCCGCTATGCCCGGATCGGTGTTTGCGTCTGCTGGGATCAATGGTTCCCGGAGGCGGCCAGACTTCTTGCCCTGGATGGGGCCGAGATTATTTTTTACCCCACAGCGATTGGATGGCCCGTTCAGAAAAAAGGTCAGCAGTCGTTGAATGAGAAAGAAAGACAAGCCTGGATTACCATTCAACGAAGTCATGCCATTGCGAATGGTGTCTTTGTCGCCGCGGTGAATCGGGTCGGGGAGGAAGACCACCTCCATTTTTGGGGGAGCTCTTTTGTGTCCAGTCCGTTGGGAGAGGTGATTGCCCTGGCGAGTGATCGCAAAGAGGAATTGCTCTTGGTTCCTTGTAATCTTGCAGAAATCAATGCCGTCCGCAAGGACTGGCCCTTTTTGAAGGCCCGCAGGACTGATACGTACAGCCGGTTGGTCAAATAA
- a CDS encoding PilZ domain-containing protein, with protein MDKNQSTARRERRKYARLDIAVTVSYAVVSGNGELSPYAEAISSDISAGGLRLMTPAALQNGSTLDLEIFTPEQEGSPIHASGEVVWQNQVSENSFETGAIIRHMEEKDKKKFLGFVFDQMSRFVGTTNPAVN; from the coding sequence ATGGATAAAAACCAAAGTACGGCCCGAAGGGAAAGAAGGAAGTACGCCCGCCTCGATATTGCCGTCACCGTTAGTTACGCCGTTGTTTCCGGTAATGGTGAGCTCAGTCCCTACGCGGAGGCGATCAGCAGCGATATCAGCGCCGGGGGCCTAAGACTGATGACCCCGGCTGCCCTCCAGAATGGGTCGACCCTCGACCTGGAAATCTTTACCCCGGAGCAGGAGGGGAGCCCCATCCACGCCAGCGGTGAGGTGGTCTGGCAGAATCAGGTCTCTGAAAATAGTTTTGAAACCGGGGCGATTATCCGGCATATGGAAGAGAAGGACAAAAAGAAGTTTTTGGGCTTTGTCTTTGATCAGATGTCGCGCTTTGTCGGAACCACCAACCCGGCCGTTAACTGA
- a CDS encoding lytic transglycosylase domain-containing protein, producing METARLSLGMLLPKLNPYGSAQKVDRSEKSQVGSTKKEGSFAALLQETSSKPKTGISEQKSFRPLSAKEEEQEEINLAVQEASSKYNLPPELINAVIKQESHFNSRAVSPVGAQGLMQLMPSTAREMGVKNSFDIRQNVDGGSKYLRQMIDRFDGDLPKAIAAYNAGPGAVEKAGGIPPYAETQNYVPSVLKNFFAELGTQSGYWDKGFSGLKESGLALLGESPLTGLMPQPSSNDTPQNNGQDRLPPQQKVFRRV from the coding sequence ATGGAAACTGCAAGATTATCCCTTGGTATGCTCTTGCCCAAACTCAACCCATATGGTTCTGCCCAAAAGGTGGACCGTTCTGAAAAGAGTCAAGTGGGGTCTACTAAAAAGGAAGGGAGTTTTGCGGCCCTTCTTCAGGAAACTTCTTCCAAACCAAAAACCGGTATTTCCGAACAAAAATCGTTCCGGCCCCTCAGTGCCAAGGAAGAGGAACAAGAAGAAATTAATCTTGCCGTTCAGGAGGCTTCCTCAAAATATAACCTGCCGCCCGAACTGATTAATGCGGTTATCAAGCAGGAGAGTCATTTCAACTCCCGTGCCGTTTCCCCCGTTGGGGCTCAAGGGTTGATGCAACTGATGCCTTCCACGGCGAGAGAAATGGGGGTTAAGAATTCATTCGATATTAGGCAGAATGTGGATGGCGGTTCCAAATACCTTCGTCAGATGATCGATCGTTTTGATGGAGACCTACCAAAGGCGATTGCCGCCTATAATGCCGGTCCGGGAGCGGTTGAAAAGGCGGGAGGGATTCCCCCGTACGCCGAAACCCAAAACTATGTACCATCAGTATTGAAAAACTTCTTTGCCGAACTGGGGACCCAGAGTGGCTACTGGGACAAGGGATTTTCAGGTTTGAAAGAAAGCGGCCTGGCGCTCTTGGGCGAATCGCCCTTGACGGGTCTGATGCCGCAACCCTCCTCCAACGACACCCCCCAGAACAACGGGCAGGACCGCCTTCCCCCTCAACAAAAGGTTTTTAGACGGGTTTAA
- a CDS encoding DUF882 domain-containing protein, protein MNNRVIYSLLLGLIGFSFNSDATSLSLPPGHGRFFLEGDGTVSLQEWGSHRRLKVSYRNKEKDYSEEGRKAINQFFGADQYGDRIALRLIALLDYLEDNYRIRPIQIRSGYRSPEENEQLRKAGKMAGKASLHKDGLAADLQLNYNLARKIWQELRDKDCCGLGFYHTKTLHLDTGKPRFWDETSSKTGTTIADHNKRIFLTTDFDRYPPGQPAEISFVQVTDYPFGVKEVSLVSEGGGKQPLFRPKEGCALVKEKGETFSVLLPGDVSLGRARLQALFCQKPFAEMPDEVTSNFIEIERKNQ, encoded by the coding sequence ATGAATAACCGGGTCATTTACAGTCTTCTCCTGGGCCTGATCGGTTTTTCTTTTAATAGCGATGCCACCAGTCTCTCTCTCCCGCCGGGGCATGGCCGTTTCTTTCTTGAGGGGGATGGGACTGTTTCACTCCAGGAGTGGGGGAGTCACCGTCGATTGAAGGTCTCCTACCGGAACAAGGAGAAGGATTATTCCGAAGAGGGGAGGAAGGCGATCAATCAGTTCTTTGGCGCCGATCAGTACGGAGACCGGATCGCCCTCCGGTTGATTGCCCTTTTGGACTACCTGGAAGATAACTACCGGATTCGCCCGATCCAGATCCGCTCCGGCTACCGGAGTCCGGAGGAAAATGAACAACTCCGGAAGGCCGGGAAGATGGCCGGGAAGGCAAGCCTTCACAAAGACGGTCTGGCGGCTGATCTGCAACTGAATTACAATCTGGCCCGGAAAATATGGCAGGAACTTCGGGATAAGGACTGTTGCGGCCTCGGTTTTTATCACACGAAGACGCTTCATCTGGATACCGGAAAGCCCCGTTTCTGGGATGAAACCTCCTCCAAAACCGGAACCACGATTGCGGACCACAACAAGAGGATCTTCCTCACCACTGATTTTGACCGGTACCCTCCCGGTCAACCGGCAGAAATTTCCTTCGTGCAGGTGACCGATTACCCGTTTGGGGTGAAAGAGGTCAGTCTGGTCTCAGAGGGGGGAGGAAAACAGCCTCTTTTTAGGCCCAAAGAGGGGTGTGCTCTGGTCAAGGAAAAAGGAGAGACTTTTTCAGTGTTGTTACCCGGAGATGTTTCTTTAGGCAGGGCTCGCCTACAGGCACTCTTCTGCCAGAAACCATTTGCCGAGATGCCGGATGAGGTTACCTCGAATTTTATAGAGATCGAAAGGAAAAACCAATGA